A genomic window from Corynebacterium fournieri includes:
- a CDS encoding ATP-dependent DNA helicase UvrD2: protein MAIDLSVLDDDQRVAAEAPRGPVCILAGAGTGKTRTITYRIANLIDRGQVAPTRVLAVTFTKRAAGEMRDRLTAMGIGGVQARTFHSAAMRQLRYFWPQIAGDLPWRVLDNKFPLVARATRAAGLDTGKEMVRDLLSEIEWAKSSVIGPEDYVQRIGDSARTPPADAQKVAQVYRLYEEAKTSPEGMLLDYDDLLIHVAGALEHAPAVAEEFRAQYQSFVVDEYQDVTPLQQRVLEGWLGTRDDLTVVGDANQTIYSFTGATPDYLLNFSRTYGHATVVKLQRDYRSTVEITDLANTVIGKASGRIAGTRLQLEGMRGHGPQPQFNGYDDEPSEARAVARRVRKLLDDGVPAREIAILYRINAQSAAFEAALADEGIVYQVRGGEGFFQRAEIREAFAQLVRATKRADLPDDPVRVARAALAPLGLTPTEPEGAQARERWQSLSALVDLIEEIMRTREASNMEEVMVSLRRRADAKQPPAVDGVTLASLHAAKGLEWDAVFLVGLVEKTLPISHAIKAGDEQIEEERRLFYVGVTRAREHLHLSWSLARQEGGHKNRSRSRFLDGLVPELEVEKSPERLKRTKRCSVCRNLLATPAEKALGRHEECEPNFDEAVYAALKRWRLDVSRAAGQPAYVVFTDATLMSIAEAMPIDERELLGVSGIGPVKVDNYGAGVLGVLEQFR from the coding sequence GTGGCCATAGACCTCAGCGTGCTCGACGACGACCAACGTGTCGCTGCGGAAGCGCCGCGCGGGCCGGTGTGCATCCTCGCCGGTGCGGGCACGGGCAAAACGCGCACGATCACCTACCGCATTGCCAACCTCATCGACCGCGGGCAGGTCGCACCAACGCGCGTGCTGGCGGTGACGTTTACCAAGCGTGCGGCTGGTGAAATGCGTGACCGTCTCACCGCCATGGGCATCGGTGGGGTGCAGGCGCGCACGTTCCACTCGGCGGCGATGCGCCAGTTGCGGTACTTCTGGCCCCAAATCGCGGGTGATTTGCCGTGGCGGGTGCTGGACAACAAGTTTCCCCTCGTCGCCCGCGCCACCCGCGCCGCCGGCTTGGACACCGGCAAGGAGATGGTGCGCGACTTGCTCAGCGAGATTGAGTGGGCCAAGTCCAGCGTGATCGGCCCGGAGGATTACGTCCAACGCATCGGCGATTCTGCGCGCACCCCGCCGGCGGACGCGCAGAAGGTCGCCCAGGTCTACCGCCTCTACGAGGAGGCGAAGACGAGCCCGGAGGGCATGTTGCTGGATTACGACGATTTGCTCATCCACGTCGCCGGGGCGCTGGAGCACGCGCCGGCGGTGGCGGAGGAGTTCCGCGCCCAGTACCAGTCCTTTGTGGTGGACGAGTACCAGGACGTCACGCCGTTGCAGCAGCGGGTGCTGGAAGGCTGGCTGGGCACGCGGGACGACCTGACGGTGGTGGGCGATGCCAACCAGACCATTTACTCGTTTACGGGTGCGACTCCGGATTACTTGTTGAATTTTTCGCGGACGTACGGTCACGCGACCGTCGTGAAGCTGCAGCGCGACTACCGCTCGACGGTGGAGATCACGGATTTGGCCAACACGGTCATCGGCAAGGCGTCGGGCCGTATCGCGGGCACGCGCCTGCAACTCGAGGGCATGCGCGGCCACGGCCCGCAGCCGCAGTTCAACGGCTACGACGATGAGCCGTCCGAGGCGCGCGCTGTGGCCCGGCGGGTGCGCAAGCTGCTTGACGACGGCGTTCCGGCCCGCGAAATCGCAATCTTGTACCGCATCAACGCCCAGTCCGCCGCCTTCGAAGCGGCGCTGGCGGACGAAGGGATTGTCTACCAGGTCCGCGGCGGCGAGGGCTTTTTCCAGCGCGCGGAGATCCGCGAGGCGTTCGCGCAGCTGGTGCGCGCGACGAAACGGGCGGACCTGCCGGATGATCCGGTGCGCGTCGCGCGTGCCGCGCTGGCCCCGCTCGGGCTGACACCGACGGAGCCGGAGGGTGCGCAGGCGCGGGAGCGCTGGCAGTCCCTCAGCGCCCTGGTGGACTTGATCGAGGAGATCATGCGCACCCGCGAGGCATCGAACATGGAAGAGGTCATGGTCTCGCTGCGCCGGAGGGCGGACGCGAAGCAGCCGCCGGCGGTGGACGGGGTGACCTTGGCCAGCCTGCACGCCGCGAAGGGCTTGGAGTGGGACGCGGTGTTTTTGGTCGGGCTGGTGGAAAAGACTCTGCCGATTTCGCACGCGATCAAGGCGGGCGACGAGCAGATTGAAGAGGAGCGCCGCCTGTTCTACGTCGGCGTGACCCGTGCCCGCGAGCACCTGCATTTGTCGTGGTCGCTGGCGCGGCAGGAGGGCGGGCACAAAAACCGCTCCCGGTCACGTTTTTTGGACGGGCTGGTGCCTGAGCTCGAGGTGGAGAAGTCGCCGGAGCGGCTCAAGCGCACGAAGCGCTGCAGCGTGTGCCGCAACCTGCTGGCCACGCCGGCGGAAAAGGCGTTGGGCAGGCACGAAGAGTGCGAGCCGAACTTCGACGAGGCGGTCTACGCGGCGCTGAAGCGTTGGCGGCTCGACGTCTCGCGCGCGGCCGGGCAGCCGGCGTACGTGGTGTTTACGGATGCGACCTTGATGTCGATCGCGGAGGCGATGCCGATAGACGAGCGGGAACTGCTCGGGGTCTCCGGCATCGGCCCGGTGAAGGTGGACAACTACGGCGCGGGGGTGCTGGGCGTGCTGGAGCAGTTCCGCTAG